In uncultured Cohaesibacter sp., a genomic segment contains:
- a CDS encoding extracellular solute-binding protein, with translation MKQIILATMLAAGFASPVMAEDISLGRFFGACENAGSDTKTSVGEPCIIQSIINAASEQIDGVTVNTLPTDWGNYYDQLKAAYAGKTPPNVHVMHRYRVAEFAGTGALADLTDDLAGAGIDVSDWEAAAKAGVTYNGKIYGVPMDFHANLWHVNMDIMQQAGLVKDGKPVLPTSVDELMAQAKLVKEKTGKEYLIGDFSQYETGVRVIMSLIWQQGADLYDGDKATVNTPEAKTAIKVLTDLFASGYADPKYNYTDSQQAFLNGEGAILINGTWVVDYYDAQAADPAVALKNYYAATFPILFKDKAAWAGSHMWAIPAMLKQNDPAKYAAALKVLAFINDHDGDWARTGHMAVRKSVLASDAYKALPHRTEYATTAGLARTMPPSKHYGAIQDTLNREFQAIWLTNKDVDAALSDAELDIQDLLDR, from the coding sequence ATGAAACAGATCATTCTAGCCACCATGCTGGCTGCCGGGTTCGCCTCGCCAGTCATGGCCGAGGACATTTCCCTTGGCCGCTTCTTTGGTGCCTGCGAGAATGCCGGATCCGACACCAAGACATCAGTCGGGGAGCCCTGCATCATCCAGTCGATCATCAATGCGGCCAGCGAGCAGATTGACGGCGTGACCGTCAACACCCTGCCCACTGACTGGGGCAACTATTATGACCAGCTCAAGGCGGCCTACGCAGGCAAGACGCCACCGAATGTTCATGTCATGCACCGCTATCGGGTGGCCGAATTTGCCGGAACCGGCGCGCTTGCCGACCTGACCGACGATCTGGCTGGCGCCGGAATCGATGTCTCCGACTGGGAAGCCGCCGCCAAGGCTGGCGTTACCTACAATGGCAAGATCTATGGCGTGCCGATGGATTTCCACGCCAACCTCTGGCATGTCAACATGGACATCATGCAGCAGGCCGGGCTGGTCAAGGATGGCAAGCCGGTACTGCCGACCTCGGTTGACGAGTTGATGGCACAGGCCAAGCTGGTCAAGGAAAAGACCGGCAAGGAATACCTGATCGGCGACTTCTCGCAGTATGAAACCGGCGTCCGCGTGATCATGAGCCTGATCTGGCAGCAGGGTGCCGACCTCTACGATGGCGACAAGGCCACGGTCAACACACCGGAAGCCAAGACCGCCATCAAGGTGCTGACCGATCTGTTTGCCTCTGGCTATGCCGACCCGAAATATAATTACACCGACAGCCAGCAGGCCTTTCTCAATGGCGAGGGGGCAATTCTGATCAACGGCACGTGGGTCGTCGACTATTATGACGCACAGGCAGCCGATCCGGCTGTTGCCCTCAAGAACTACTATGCCGCCACATTCCCGATCCTGTTCAAGGACAAGGCAGCGTGGGCTGGCAGCCACATGTGGGCGATCCCTGCCATGTTGAAGCAGAATGATCCGGCCAAATATGCCGCAGCCCTCAAGGTTCTGGCCTTCATCAACGACCATGACGGCGACTGGGCGCGCACCGGTCACATGGCAGTTCGCAAGTCGGTTCTTGCCAGCGACGCCTACAAGGCCCTGCCGCATCGCACCGAGTATGCCACCACCGCCGGTCTTGCCAGAACGATGCCTCCGTCCAAGCACTATGGCGCCATTCAGGACACGCTCAACCGGGAATTCCAGGCCATCTGGCTGACCAACAAGGATGTTGACGCGGCCCTCTCCGACGCAGAGCTGGACATTCAGGACCTTCTGGACCGTTAG
- a CDS encoding carbohydrate ABC transporter permease, translating into MQSNRSYYWLVTLISLPAFLWLVPTLWMLSLSFQPNDVLARTTSSTFFGLIPLPFTLDNYAALFSYGQTPVWFLNSTIVAVGMTLAVLFVSTTAGYALARLSFPGKNFVIIFCLVGLMVPEQAVFIPLYTMFADFGWHNSYHALILPRVAVPIGVFLMMQFFKAIPRDIEEAARLDGVSWLQIFWHVMLPLARPAMTTLAILTFLYAWNDYLWPLVSAQKREMFTITLGLASIQTNFAQSEGLGRIMASGVIATLPVVVLFLLFQRYVVQAMTAGGTKG; encoded by the coding sequence ATGCAATCCAATCGCTCCTACTATTGGCTGGTAACGCTCATCTCCCTCCCCGCCTTTCTCTGGCTGGTGCCCACCCTGTGGATGCTGTCGCTGTCGTTCCAGCCCAATGACGTATTGGCGCGGACCACGTCCTCGACCTTCTTCGGCCTCATCCCGCTTCCCTTCACACTCGACAATTATGCCGCGCTGTTTTCCTATGGCCAGACGCCGGTCTGGTTTCTCAATTCCACCATTGTCGCCGTCGGCATGACGCTGGCGGTGCTGTTTGTCTCGACCACGGCAGGCTATGCGCTGGCCCGCCTGTCCTTTCCGGGCAAGAATTTTGTTATCATCTTCTGCCTCGTCGGGCTGATGGTGCCGGAGCAGGCGGTGTTCATTCCGCTCTATACGATGTTCGCCGATTTCGGCTGGCACAACAGCTATCACGCGCTCATCCTGCCACGGGTCGCCGTGCCCATCGGGGTGTTCCTGATGATGCAGTTCTTCAAGGCCATCCCGCGCGACATCGAAGAGGCGGCACGGCTGGACGGGGTCAGCTGGTTGCAGATCTTCTGGCATGTGATGCTGCCGCTGGCGCGCCCTGCCATGACTACCCTTGCCATTCTGACGTTCCTCTATGCCTGGAATGACTATCTGTGGCCGCTCGTCTCGGCCCAGAAACGGGAAATGTTCACCATTACCCTCGGGCTTGCCTCGATCCAGACCAATTTTGCCCAATCGGAGGGGCTTGGCCGGATCATGGCGTCCGGCGTCATCGCCACGTTGCCCGTGGTGGTGCTGTTCCTGCTGTTCCAGCGCTATGTCGTTCAGGCGATGACCGCAGGAGGCACCAAAGGGTAG
- a CDS encoding DUF302 domain-containing protein — MTYTIDKTLSGVSFEDAEARVRAALADKGFGVLTEINVKETLKTKLDADVAPYKILGACKPQMAHKAMTAEPKIGVMLPCNVILRETAEGIEVSAVDPIASMSAIENPALLPIATEVQQLLTAVIADL; from the coding sequence ATGACCTACACGATCGACAAGACACTTTCGGGCGTATCCTTTGAAGATGCGGAAGCGCGGGTTCGTGCTGCTCTGGCAGACAAGGGCTTCGGCGTTCTCACCGAAATCAATGTCAAGGAAACACTGAAGACAAAACTCGATGCCGATGTGGCTCCCTACAAGATTCTCGGGGCCTGCAAGCCACAGATGGCACACAAGGCAATGACCGCAGAACCCAAGATCGGCGTCATGCTGCCCTGCAACGTCATCCTGCGGGAGACGGCAGAGGGTATCGAGGTGAGCGCCGTGGATCCGATTGCCTCCATGAGCGCCATTGAGAACCCGGCTCTCCTGCCCATCGCCACCGAAGTTCAGCAGCTTCTGACGGCGGTCATCGCCGATCTGTAA
- a CDS encoding methyl-accepting chemotaxis protein → MGDYQLALSGNHGAQAGSPSGAGLLSRFKIGQRIYGGFLVQILLMIALSVMCILAFRDQAEEFSLYSDMASDASLVESLSSEVIRTRLAQKNYFETSADAEKAAFVGQYQTVSDLMKEAKVAIQNPERVSHLKTIDEALSVYKSGVDEVSTLIDQRNELVYDQLGPVGLKMRENLTLIRSGAFTASDFEAASFAGTAQEHLLLARLYVMKFLDDNSNESMQRVNDELRELDKTLVDLKASLSNLDRRKLLAETEGLAKDYEKSVAKLEEVITNRNTILKGKLNKSTDVIFSSTEATSASADKDDLAMREAFNATLKKAETNLLIVSSIALLVGVLFAYVITRGITRPVGDLTASMERLAQDDVQSEIPGQGRKDELGMMAAAVEFFRQKIIRGKELEAEQLDMKRRSEEEKRKIMMQMADEFERQVGSIVQAVSSNSVELNASAQSMTDVSRLTLEQATQAASSSQQTTSSVQTIATATEEMTSTIAEISHQVANASQSATEAVTKVRTTSEQMATLLDRTSRIGNVVEMISTIAEQTNLLALNATIESARAGEAGKGFAVVAGEVKALAGQTARATDEIVKQITEVQAATKQSSDSMNDVSQVIQHLNEISAAIAAAMEEQNVAINEVASNIHQAAQGSELVNQNIFEVNKASQEAGSASSQVLASSQELSEQAEMLRSEVDKFIDQVRAG, encoded by the coding sequence ATGGGCGACTATCAGCTAGCACTATCAGGCAATCATGGCGCGCAGGCAGGCTCGCCAAGCGGAGCTGGGCTCTTGTCCCGGTTCAAGATCGGACAGCGGATCTATGGCGGATTTCTTGTCCAGATCCTTCTGATGATCGCCCTGTCAGTCATGTGTATTCTGGCTTTCCGCGATCAGGCCGAGGAATTTTCGCTCTATAGCGACATGGCCTCCGATGCCAGTCTGGTTGAAAGTCTGAGTTCGGAAGTGATCAGGACGAGACTGGCACAGAAGAATTACTTCGAAACGTCGGCCGATGCCGAGAAGGCCGCATTCGTCGGCCAGTATCAGACTGTCTCTGACCTGATGAAGGAAGCCAAGGTCGCCATCCAGAATCCCGAACGGGTTTCCCATCTCAAGACCATAGATGAGGCTCTCTCGGTCTACAAATCCGGCGTTGACGAAGTATCCACCCTGATTGATCAGCGCAATGAGCTGGTTTATGACCAACTGGGGCCGGTTGGCCTCAAGATGCGGGAAAATCTGACGCTTATTCGGTCCGGTGCCTTCACCGCCAGCGACTTTGAGGCCGCCAGTTTTGCAGGCACGGCGCAGGAGCACCTGCTGCTCGCACGTCTTTATGTGATGAAGTTCCTTGATGACAACAGCAACGAGTCGATGCAGCGGGTCAATGACGAACTGCGGGAATTAGACAAAACGCTGGTCGACCTGAAGGCGTCGCTGTCCAACCTCGACCGCAGAAAGCTGCTTGCCGAGACGGAAGGTCTGGCCAAAGACTATGAAAAGTCGGTCGCCAAGCTTGAAGAGGTGATCACCAACCGAAACACCATTCTGAAAGGCAAGCTGAACAAGAGTACGGACGTCATCTTTTCCTCGACCGAGGCAACGTCAGCCTCCGCAGATAAAGATGATCTGGCCATGCGTGAAGCCTTTAACGCCACCCTTAAAAAGGCTGAGACCAATCTGCTGATTGTCTCGTCCATCGCCCTGCTGGTTGGAGTCCTGTTCGCCTATGTGATCACGCGGGGCATTACCCGACCAGTGGGTGATTTGACTGCTTCCATGGAGCGCCTGGCTCAGGATGATGTGCAATCCGAGATCCCCGGTCAGGGCCGCAAGGATGAACTGGGCATGATGGCCGCAGCGGTTGAGTTCTTCCGGCAGAAAATCATCAGGGGCAAGGAACTGGAGGCCGAGCAGTTGGACATGAAGCGCCGTTCCGAGGAGGAAAAGCGCAAGATCATGATGCAAATGGCCGACGAGTTCGAACGGCAGGTCGGCTCCATCGTGCAGGCGGTCTCGTCCAACTCGGTCGAACTGAATGCCAGCGCCCAGTCGATGACCGACGTCAGCCGCCTGACGCTGGAACAGGCAACGCAGGCAGCCTCCTCTTCGCAACAGACGACCAGCAGTGTGCAGACGATTGCCACCGCAACCGAGGAAATGACGAGCACCATTGCCGAGATTTCTCACCAGGTCGCCAACGCCTCGCAGTCCGCAACCGAAGCCGTCACCAAGGTCCGGACGACCAGCGAACAGATGGCAACGTTGCTCGACCGCACATCCCGGATCGGCAACGTGGTGGAAATGATCTCGACGATTGCCGAGCAGACCAACCTGCTGGCGCTCAATGCCACCATCGAATCGGCGCGGGCCGGAGAAGCGGGCAAGGGATTTGCCGTCGTCGCAGGCGAGGTGAAGGCATTGGCCGGGCAAACGGCCAGGGCAACCGATGAAATCGTCAAGCAGATCACTGAAGTGCAGGCTGCGACCAAGCAGTCATCCGACTCGATGAATGACGTCAGTCAGGTCATCCAGCATCTCAATGAAATCTCGGCGGCGATTGCCGCAGCCATGGAAGAACAGAATGTGGCCATCAACGAGGTCGCATCCAACATCCATCAGGCAGCCCAAGGGTCCGAGCTCGTGAACCAGAATATCTTCGAGGTGAACAAGGCCTCTCAGGAAGCGGGTAGTGCATCCAGTCAGGTTCTGGCCTCCTCGCAGGAGCTTTCCGAACAGGCCGAGATGCTCCGCTCCGAGGTCGACAAGTTCATCGATCAGGTGCGCGCAGGCTAG
- a CDS encoding LacI family DNA-binding transcriptional regulator translates to MEEKPGAKAVRVTMGDVALAAGVSQSTVSFVLNGVEDMRISSETRAKVLQAVRDLGYRPRSAGRPPKGVGTTVIGLIVDEIVTSPFAAISIDAIQATAWKENVIVETVMTGGDKEYERAILRKWAADRVRGVIYSSILTHVVSPPDLLLNHKCILMNCYDKQGRFPAIVPAERRGGEAAAKVLIEAGHKRIAFIKGEPWMDASKMREEGFERAMHAADLAIDPDLIMEGNLLPSGGRTATLALMALPNPPEAIFCANDLTAVGCYEALKELGLKVGVDVAVVGYDDQEIAQHLHPTLTTVLLPHAEMGQLAAEMILSDDEIAVKETRVPCPLVPRHSHMRTRA, encoded by the coding sequence ATGGAGGAAAAGCCAGGTGCAAAAGCGGTGCGCGTGACGATGGGAGACGTGGCTCTGGCAGCCGGTGTCTCGCAATCGACGGTGTCCTTTGTGCTGAACGGCGTCGAGGACATGCGTATCAGCAGTGAGACGCGGGCCAAGGTTTTGCAGGCTGTGCGGGATCTGGGATACCGCCCCAGAAGTGCCGGACGTCCGCCCAAGGGGGTGGGAACCACCGTCATTGGCCTCATCGTCGACGAAATTGTCACCAGCCCCTTTGCGGCCATTTCCATTGATGCCATTCAGGCTACGGCCTGGAAGGAAAATGTCATTGTCGAAACGGTGATGACCGGCGGCGACAAGGAATATGAACGGGCGATCCTGCGCAAGTGGGCCGCAGACCGGGTTCGGGGCGTCATCTACAGCTCGATCCTGACCCATGTGGTTTCTCCACCCGACCTGCTGCTCAATCACAAATGCATTCTCATGAACTGCTACGACAAGCAGGGTCGTTTCCCGGCTATCGTTCCGGCCGAGCGGCGCGGTGGCGAAGCGGCGGCCAAGGTGTTGATAGAGGCTGGCCACAAGCGTATTGCCTTCATCAAGGGGGAGCCGTGGATGGATGCCTCCAAGATGCGTGAGGAGGGGTTCGAACGGGCGATGCATGCTGCCGATCTGGCGATCGACCCGGATCTGATCATGGAAGGCAATCTGCTGCCATCGGGGGGCCGCACGGCCACGCTGGCACTGATGGCGCTGCCCAATCCGCCGGAGGCGATCTTCTGCGCCAACGATCTGACCGCTGTCGGCTGTTATGAGGCCCTCAAGGAGCTTGGGCTGAAAGTCGGGGTCGATGTTGCGGTGGTCGGCTATGATGATCAGGAAATCGCCCAACATCTGCACCCCACCCTGACCACGGTGCTGTTGCCTCACGCCGAAATGGGTCAGCTCGCCGCCGAGATGATTTTGTCCGATGACGAGATTGCCGTGAAGGAAACAAGGGTTCCCTGCCCATTGGTGCCGCGCCATTCCCATATGCGGACGCGCGCCTGA
- a CDS encoding sugar ABC transporter permease: MAVYGWSGKRLGQKSSAALLLTPFIVAYLAFLVIPFLNGIWISLHNWNLMAVAFDPNAKEFVGLRNYERILWGKNIIWSPAASPLVQWSAAFVLLSTLLLAAFGKISRETALLVGSVALILFVACGFHPGAGGRWYDRRFWPTVGNTILFVALTVPSITIISLSLAVLVNSESRAMAVFRTIFFLSQVLSVTVVTLIWQLLFSPRQGLIANVITLFGGSPIHWLTDERFAMAAIVITTVWWSLGIAMILFLAGLQDISRDIYEAAALDNAKGWRAFRHITLPNLKRTITLVVVLQIILHFQVFGQSHLMTGGGPNDSTQTLVRYIYQTGFRDSELGRATTMAVFLFVIMGAFSLVQFLLGREEKD, from the coding sequence GTGGCGGTTTATGGATGGTCAGGCAAGCGGCTCGGGCAAAAATCCTCAGCGGCGCTATTGCTGACGCCTTTTATCGTGGCCTACCTGGCGTTTCTGGTCATCCCGTTTCTCAACGGAATCTGGATCAGTCTCCACAACTGGAATCTGATGGCCGTTGCCTTTGATCCCAACGCCAAAGAATTCGTCGGTCTGCGCAATTACGAGCGAATCCTCTGGGGCAAGAACATCATCTGGTCGCCTGCCGCAAGCCCGCTTGTCCAGTGGAGCGCAGCTTTCGTGCTTCTGTCAACCCTTTTGCTGGCGGCATTTGGCAAGATCAGCCGAGAAACGGCTCTTCTGGTTGGCTCGGTTGCGCTCATCCTGTTTGTTGCCTGCGGCTTCCATCCAGGGGCTGGCGGGCGCTGGTATGATCGCCGGTTCTGGCCAACGGTTGGCAACACCATCCTGTTTGTCGCCCTCACCGTGCCGTCCATCACCATCATCTCTCTCAGTCTTGCGGTGCTGGTCAACAGCGAGAGCCGGGCAATGGCCGTCTTCCGCACCATCTTCTTTCTCTCCCAGGTGCTGTCGGTAACAGTGGTCACGCTGATCTGGCAATTGCTGTTCTCGCCGCGGCAGGGGCTGATTGCCAATGTCATCACCCTGTTCGGCGGGTCGCCCATCCACTGGCTGACCGACGAACGCTTTGCCATGGCCGCCATCGTCATCACTACCGTGTGGTGGTCGCTGGGCATTGCCATGATTCTGTTTCTGGCCGGTCTGCAGGATATTTCCCGCGACATCTATGAAGCTGCCGCCCTTGACAATGCCAAGGGCTGGCGCGCCTTCCGCCACATCACGCTGCCGAACCTCAAACGCACGATCACACTGGTGGTGGTGTTGCAGATCATCCTGCATTTTCAGGTCTTCGGCCAGTCGCACCTGATGACCGGTGGCGGCCCGAATGACAGCACCCAGACCCTCGTGCGCTATATCTACCAGACCGGCTTCAGGGACAGCGAGCTGGGCCGGGCGACGACCATGGCGGTGTTCCTGTTCGTCATCATGGGCGCCTTTTCGCTGGTGCAGTTCCTGCTCGGACGGGAGGAAAAAGACTGA
- the ugpC gene encoding sn-glycerol-3-phosphate ABC transporter ATP-binding protein UgpC — MSGVELKNVVKTFGDIEIIHGVDLTVEDGEFCVFVGPSGCGKSTLMRLVAGLETITDGTIHIGERDVTKLDPALRGVAMVFQTYALYPHMTVEENMSFGLRMNGVPKDEIRRKVAEASRILKLDDYLKRKPKALSGGQRQRVAIGRTIVRGPEVFLFDEPLSNLDAELRVEMRVEIARLHKELGATMIYVTHDQVEAMTLADKIVVLRDGRIEQIGRPLDLYDDPDNRFVAGFIGSPSMNFLAAEVRDGAIQSPALDQRLDLPLGKPADGAKLEVGIRPEHLAIDGDGTYFRIDLIERLGGVSYVYLTGQQGERVIVEEGGSSRLQERDQVGLAFNAADLRFFDAGSGSRIR; from the coding sequence ATGTCTGGTGTAGAGTTGAAGAATGTGGTCAAGACATTCGGGGACATCGAGATCATTCACGGTGTCGATCTGACGGTAGAGGATGGCGAATTCTGCGTCTTTGTCGGCCCGTCAGGCTGTGGCAAATCCACCCTGATGCGTCTGGTCGCCGGTCTTGAAACCATCACTGACGGCACGATCCACATCGGCGAGCGCGATGTCACAAAGCTCGACCCGGCCCTGCGCGGGGTGGCCATGGTGTTCCAGACCTACGCGCTCTACCCGCACATGACGGTCGAAGAGAACATGAGCTTCGGCCTCAGGATGAATGGCGTGCCCAAGGACGAGATCCGTCGCAAGGTGGCCGAAGCGAGCCGCATTCTCAAGCTCGACGACTATCTCAAGCGCAAACCAAAAGCGCTCTCCGGCGGGCAGCGTCAGCGGGTGGCAATCGGGCGTACCATCGTGCGGGGGCCGGAGGTTTTTCTGTTCGATGAGCCGCTATCCAACCTTGATGCAGAACTGCGGGTGGAAATGCGCGTGGAGATCGCCCGGCTGCACAAGGAGCTGGGCGCCACCATGATCTATGTGACCCACGATCAGGTGGAGGCAATGACGCTGGCAGACAAGATCGTCGTGCTACGCGATGGCCGGATCGAGCAGATCGGCAGGCCGCTGGATCTTTATGACGACCCGGACAATCGTTTTGTGGCGGGCTTCATCGGCTCTCCATCGATGAATTTCCTCGCAGCAGAGGTGAGAGACGGGGCCATCCAGTCCCCTGCCCTCGATCAGCGCCTTGATCTGCCCTTAGGCAAACCTGCAGACGGCGCGAAGCTCGAAGTCGGCATCAGACCGGAACATCTGGCCATTGACGGGGATGGCACCTATTTCAGGATCGACCTCATCGAGCGCCTCGGCGGGGTATCCTATGTCTATCTGACGGGACAACAAGGTGAGCGTGTGATCGTCGAAGAAGGTGGGAGCAGCCGATTGCAGGAGCGCGACCAGGTCGGGTTGGCCTTCAATGCCGCTGACTTGCGCTTCTTCGACGCGGGCAGTGGTTCCCGCATCCGCTGA
- a CDS encoding cellulase family glycosylhydrolase codes for MNSNLFSPWTRDRAQAWWQGQGWPCGFNYLPSSAVNFLEMWMADRFDAEEIARELKWAADIGFNSVRTNLHYLIWKHDRDGLLARLETFLRLAAECGLSTMPVLFDDCGFGGAEPVYGPQPEPVPGIHNSRAVASPGRAAVMDQSLWPDFEAYVKDIISRFADDDRILMWDLYNEPGNRMIFSPDGSFSEYDPALGPQSEALMAASFDWARSVAPSQPLTVGAWRTPAADEQAPPYDNSTDQLALALSDVVTFHAYCDLEHLERYVADLAPHRRPLLCTEWMARSVGSRFDALLPYFHDTKIGCYNWGMIKGRTQTNLPWPNSLTSHHGANDAVDTTAEWFHDVLHADGTPYDESETALISRLCGKTAA; via the coding sequence ATGAACAGCAATCTATTTTCTCCCTGGACCAGAGACAGGGCACAGGCATGGTGGCAGGGTCAGGGTTGGCCTTGCGGCTTCAACTATCTGCCCTCCAGCGCCGTCAATTTCCTCGAAATGTGGATGGCCGACCGCTTTGATGCGGAGGAGATTGCCCGAGAGCTGAAATGGGCCGCCGACATCGGCTTCAACTCGGTCCGCACCAACCTGCATTATCTGATCTGGAAGCATGACCGCGATGGGTTGCTTGCCCGTCTTGAGACCTTCCTTCGCCTCGCTGCCGAATGCGGCCTCTCGACGATGCCGGTGCTGTTCGACGATTGCGGCTTTGGCGGTGCCGAGCCGGTCTATGGCCCACAGCCAGAACCGGTTCCCGGCATCCACAACAGCCGCGCCGTGGCCAGTCCCGGTCGGGCGGCGGTGATGGATCAGAGCCTCTGGCCCGACTTCGAGGCCTATGTCAAGGACATCATCAGCCGCTTTGCCGATGACGACCGCATCCTGATGTGGGATCTCTACAACGAGCCCGGCAACCGCATGATCTTTTCCCCCGATGGCTCTTTCAGCGAATATGACCCGGCGCTGGGGCCCCAGAGCGAAGCCCTGATGGCCGCCTCCTTCGATTGGGCGCGGTCGGTTGCCCCGTCCCAGCCGCTGACCGTTGGCGCATGGCGGACACCGGCGGCGGATGAACAGGCTCCCCCTTACGACAATTCGACCGATCAGCTGGCGCTGGCGCTTTCCGATGTCGTCACCTTTCATGCCTATTGCGATCTTGAGCATCTCGAGCGCTATGTGGCCGACCTTGCCCCCCACAGGCGCCCGCTGCTCTGCACCGAGTGGATGGCCCGGTCGGTGGGTAGCCGCTTCGATGCGCTGCTGCCCTACTTCCACGACACGAAAATCGGTTGCTATAACTGGGGCATGATCAAGGGACGCACCCAGACCAATCTGCCCTGGCCAAACAGCCTGACCAGCCACCACGGCGCCAATGACGCCGTCGATACCACCGCCGAATGGTTCCATGATGTGCTCCATGCCGATGGCACCCCGTATGACGAGAGCGAGACGGCCCTGATCAGCCGCCTCTGTGGCAAGACCGCAGCGTAA